In Stenotrophomonas sp. ASS1, the following proteins share a genomic window:
- a CDS encoding HU family DNA-binding protein, producing the protein MNKTELIDAVAEAADLTKAESSRAVDAVVAAVTKALKDGDAVTLVGFGTFQVRDRAARTGRNPKTGDTIKIAASKNPSFKAGKALKDAVN; encoded by the coding sequence ATGAACAAGACCGAATTGATCGATGCCGTTGCTGAAGCTGCCGACCTGACCAAGGCCGAGTCCAGCCGCGCTGTCGATGCCGTCGTTGCTGCCGTCACCAAGGCGCTGAAGGACGGCGATGCGGTCACCCTGGTTGGCTTCGGTACCTTCCAGGTTCGCGACCGTGCTGCCCGCACCGGCCGCAACCCGAAGACCGGCGACACCATCAAGATCGCTGCTTCGAAGAATCCGTCGTTCAAGGCTGGTAAGGCCCTGAAGGATGCTGTAAACTAA
- a CDS encoding peptidyl-prolyl cis-trans isomerase encodes MLQKLRDKTSGWIVTVILGLLMIPFLFVIDNSYLGGVGAQNVAKVSAPPTWWRSAPSWWPVRMLWQHHEISAQDFRTRFEQERMRERQQQGENFDPRAFESTENKMAVLDQLIDEQVVRLVGEQAGVVIGDGAVREYIATIPAFLDSNGKFNENNYRLALAGGNPPRTPTQFQELVRESLQQSVIPSGLQNSGFVTQAETERLLKLLGETRDVELAALPEVPADTAPVTDEQIKQWYDSHGKDFRQAESVSLEYVEINGANLPAPTAADEATLRKRYEDEKAKFTSPEQRQAAHILITGDGAEAKANKIATEAKAAGADFAALAKANSEDPGSKDQGGDLGWVERGAMVKPFEDALFAAKAGDVIGPVKTDFGYHVIKVAAVRGGEGKSFEEVRDTLAAEQLKADGERGFNELAGHLVDAINKSPSDLAAAAKEVNLPLQTLGPITRATASGIATDPAVLRAAFSEVLVQDGTASDPIALGGATNHSVVIRVAAHTPEQATPLDKAREQVIAAIRADRQRQASDKAADAVLAKLKAGATLQSLAASEKLQVSPMPGLPRSQPVPTPEINRAIFSAPVPAEGKPSYGKVDVNGHALLFAVNKVNPGDIKEVTAEQQKQLKDQLSQIDGMAAAKAYVEAMRRKFVIQTTEENL; translated from the coding sequence ATGCTGCAGAAACTCCGCGACAAGACCTCAGGCTGGATCGTCACCGTGATCCTGGGGCTGCTGATGATTCCGTTCCTGTTCGTGATCGACAACAGCTACCTGGGTGGCGTTGGCGCACAGAACGTGGCCAAGGTTTCCGCGCCTCCGACCTGGTGGCGTTCGGCACCGTCGTGGTGGCCGGTGCGCATGCTGTGGCAGCACCACGAGATCAGCGCGCAGGATTTCCGCACCCGCTTCGAGCAGGAGCGCATGCGTGAGCGCCAGCAGCAGGGCGAGAACTTCGACCCGCGCGCGTTCGAAAGCACTGAAAACAAGATGGCCGTGCTCGATCAGCTGATCGACGAGCAGGTCGTGCGCCTGGTGGGCGAGCAGGCCGGTGTTGTGATCGGCGATGGCGCGGTGCGCGAGTACATCGCCACCATCCCGGCCTTCCTCGATTCGAACGGCAAGTTCAACGAGAACAACTACCGCCTGGCCTTGGCCGGTGGCAATCCGCCGCGTACCCCCACGCAGTTCCAGGAGCTGGTGCGCGAGAGCCTGCAGCAGTCGGTGATCCCGTCGGGCCTGCAGAATTCGGGCTTCGTCACCCAGGCCGAGACCGAGCGCCTGCTGAAGCTGCTGGGTGAGACCCGCGACGTCGAACTGGCCGCGCTGCCGGAGGTTCCGGCCGATACCGCGCCGGTCACCGATGAGCAGATCAAGCAGTGGTACGACAGCCACGGCAAGGATTTCCGCCAGGCCGAAAGCGTGTCGCTGGAATACGTCGAGATCAATGGCGCCAACCTGCCGGCACCAACCGCGGCCGACGAAGCGACCCTGCGCAAGCGCTATGAGGACGAGAAGGCGAAGTTCACTTCGCCGGAACAGCGCCAGGCCGCGCACATCCTGATCACCGGTGACGGTGCCGAAGCCAAGGCGAACAAGATCGCCACCGAAGCCAAGGCGGCGGGTGCCGACTTCGCTGCACTGGCCAAGGCCAATTCGGAAGACCCGGGTTCGAAGGACCAGGGCGGTGATCTGGGCTGGGTCGAGCGTGGCGCGATGGTCAAGCCGTTCGAAGACGCCCTGTTCGCCGCCAAGGCGGGTGACGTGATCGGCCCGGTCAAGACCGACTTCGGCTACCACGTCATCAAGGTCGCCGCGGTGCGTGGCGGCGAAGGCAAGTCGTTCGAGGAAGTGCGTGACACGCTGGCCGCCGAGCAGCTGAAGGCCGACGGCGAGCGCGGCTTCAACGAGCTGGCCGGCCACCTGGTCGATGCCATCAACAAGAGCCCGAGTGATCTGGCTGCTGCGGCCAAGGAAGTGAACCTGCCGCTGCAGACCCTGGGCCCGATCACCCGTGCCACCGCCAGTGGCATCGCCACCGATCCGGCTGTGCTGCGTGCGGCCTTCTCCGAAGTGCTGGTGCAGGATGGTACTGCCAGCGACCCGATCGCCCTGGGCGGTGCCACCAACCACAGCGTGGTCATCCGCGTTGCCGCGCATACCCCGGAACAGGCAACGCCGCTGGACAAGGCGCGTGAACAGGTGATCGCCGCGATCCGCGCCGACCGCCAGCGCCAAGCCAGCGACAAGGCCGCCGACGCCGTGCTGGCCAAGCTGAAGGCGGGCGCCACCCTGCAGTCGCTGGCCGCCAGCGAGAAGCTGCAGGTGAGCCCGATGCCGGGCCTGCCGCGCAGCCAGCCGGTGCCGACCCCGGAAATCAACCGCGCGATCTTCAGTGCACCGGTGCCGGCGGAAGGCAAGCCGAGCTACGGCAAGGTCGACGTCAACGGCCACGCGCTGCTGTTCGCAGTGAACAAGGTCAACCCGGGCGACATCAAGGAAGTGACCGCCGAGCAGCAGAAGCAGCTCAAGGATCAGCTGAGCCAGATCGACGGCATGGCCGCAGCCAAGGCCTACGTCGAGGCGATGCGCAGGAAGTTCGTGATCCAGACCACCGAAGAGAACCTGTAA